GTAATtcacttttacactctgttattgaacatgctacacacacaggctgaaacacacacacatgcacaaacaggatcctctggACACTTCGGGAATCACAGATTCATAAAAGGAGTCTCTTCTGTTGCGACCGATTTGAAGGCATGTTGACTCTTCACCTTACTTTAGCTTCGACTGCTTGTTAACCAAAATGCTAACATACGATGTGTTACAAACGTTGTCTGTCCGTGTACACCATATCCTGCTCTGTATTATAACAAGAGGTTGTATAGAGATATATTCATTTAAAGGAATGTTGAATGAGAAAGTTATATCCACAACTGTACATAAATGAACTCACACTgaaggttatttttttttgtctcaatgCAATCAGATAATCAACTCATTACTTATCATATTCTGTTCATTTTGAATTGAAGTAGCTTTGCTTTGTCATATTTATACAAGGGGGTGCGTGTGAGCTTCACCACTGTAGCATGGTAACATTATTACATTGTTATTCCATTCTAATTATCATACTGCAGAGACTTACTGAATCTGTATTGGGTCGGATCTTCTTAACGTAGATGTTTGTGtaaagtcaaataaaagattTAGCTGCATTGACAAAGTctggagttttattttttttttaccctcttttcagagagaaagtgaggatAAAGGGGTTTTGGGGGGGGGCGTGTCCTGCTCAATCTCAGTTTAGAAATCCTGCTGTGTGTCATTCTTAAAGCCACTACAGAGGACGCGGGGACAGGAGGAACTAGTGCTGTGAGTGTGAACTGTATGACTggatacattttctttgaagaGCCTCACCACACAACAGGTAACTCAAATTCATGAAATCTGATTATTATAACTCTGAAATTCActtaaatttagaaaaaaagccGATTAAATTTGGTGCTTAATTCGCGCGTAAAAGCTGTGCGTAAAGTTCTCTCCATCAGTGTCTAACTTTTGCGTCTTTCTCATTAGCTTCAGTGATGAAGACATCATCAGCGCTGATTTCTGCGGCTGTTTTCACGCTGCTGCTCAGCCCGTTGTGGAGTACAGATGCCGCCACCTACCAGGGCGCTTTCCCCCACCCAAACAAATACAACCCAAACGAATCGGACGGATGCCAAGCACCCGCCATCAGTGGACTCGTTTCCCACGTGCCGGGGCCTGTCACCTCAACCGACGAGGTTCTGGAGTCCAGTCAGGAGGCGCTGCACGTAACGGAGCGTCGGTACCTGCGGCTGGACTGGTGCAAGACGCAGCCGCTGAAGCAGACCATCCAGGAGGAGGGCTGCCTGAGCCGCACCATCATCAACCGCTTCTGCTACGGGCAGTGTAACTCCTTCTACATCCCGAGACATAACTACCAGGACGGGGACGCCTTTCAGTCCTGCTCTGCCTGCAAACCAAAAACCTTCAGCACCGTCACCTACACCCTCTATTGCCCGGGTCAGACGCCCAGCACCCGGAAGAAACGGATTCAGCGCGTAAAGCAGTGTCGCTGCACGACGATAGATACGGATTAGACAACATATCTCTACATCCAGATCGATAAAACCGTGTTTCCGCTGAGGGGATGTGTGCAGCTTTGTGATCAAATAAAAcgcagtttattttttttaacgggACACTTGAAAATAACGCGTGAACAGGACGGTGAGGAACTTACCTGAGCCAATTTATCACTTATTCTGCTGATGGACAACAAACAGGTCAATTCACTCACCACGttccctttaaaaataaagattttcctGCAAATACtcgttaaaaaaatattcaaaatgtcgAGATAAATACCAGTTATTAAGTTGGTTGCTGGAAGATTTTACATGCAGGATGGACTTTAACAAAGTTTGTGCTTCAGTCAAGTGTTTAGTGTCAATGAGAGCTTTGGGAGTTTGGATTGTAACACTTCATAATCTCATATTTGTTGCAGAAACGCAGAATAACAGAAATGCAGCAAAGTGTGTTAGATTTCTGATGTTTGTATTGTGTCCACTGTGTGGGATGTAAAGCTGAAGACTGTTCCAATATGGAGATGTTAGTAATGTAACCTGCACTGCTACATGCCTCGTCATTTTAATGGATTTGTATAATATGTGTGTTCTTAAGTATCTTGTAAATAAAACAGTGCCAAAGCTATgaaatcacattcacacatgttTTCAGGTTGGATTTAATACACAAAAAAGTATTTATCAGAAAGCTAAAGTAAAGATGAGATTGTACATGTAAGAATCAAAGCAGATAATGTGAGAATCTATTCAAATCTATACAGTACAAAGAATATCTCGAGTCTACATATTGCACAACATTTTTTCAATCTTTTTaatgtaattacattttaagtAGTAAAATCTATATCGTAAAGCTGTCAGCTGATGGATAGAAGAACTGCATTGGAtgttcaaaacataaaaaattgTGGTGTGGTATATCCGTCCAGAGGGATCCCGCTTGTTTCGCCTCCTTAATCAGTTAATTTGAAGACATGCTGGCTTCTTTCTGTCGCAGCCGCTCTTTCTGTTAGGAgtcaaacatgtacagagttatggagttaaaaaaaacaaacgttcTACTTATTCAATAAACGCAGCAAAACAGAATCTGGATTTCATAGACATATATGGGCTGTGCATTTCTTAAAGCTCTGCGCTTAGTGTTTAAACACAACCTTTTCTGTGGATTTCTAGTTTATGgtgaattattatttatattgaaTCTTAAAGATGTACTTTAGGACATTCCTGCTTGTATGTTTTTAcccacagattaaaaaaaaagttgcttgtTTTCAGCGTATTGACTGAAGTGAGTCTCACCAGGCTGTTGGGGTTGATCTTCCTGGTCTCCACTTTCTTCACCGATGTGATCCTTTTCACGGACAGCTGAGCCTCTTTTAATCTGGAAAAGTCAAATTCACTGGTTCAGGGTTTGGGAACAACTTTggcataaataaaaaacaatttcaaacattttcaattacATTTAATCCACCATAACGTAGTACATTTCAGTTAcgcttattattattattattgttatggaTAAATGAAGGTCTGTATCAATGTAAATTCAGTTCAGGCATGTCAAAAAGAAGCAGACATTGACCCTCAATGGTGTAAGTTGTGCCACTTCACTGATGTCATTTTTACAGAAGTTGAAGCTGACTAAATCATACTCATATATCAACCATCACAGAGAACCAACACTTTTTGTTACAAACAGTTAAGCAGactgttttcatttctgaatttacagaaaatgtCCTTTGAGATTATTTATTTCTGAACCTAAAACTTCATCCTCTTAATTACTGTCGGTGGTTCCAGTAATGCATGCGGTACCTCGCTTTAGAGATggtcttgttctctctcttccacctGGCCATGAAGTCGGCACAGAACTCAAACCAGAGCATGAAGAATTGATCTGTGGTCATATCCTTCTCCCCCGTTTTGGGCTTCAGTCCAAAGTACAGAACCAAGTCCTGAAAACTGAACAACAAGTACATAAAAGACAAGTGTTAAAACAATTCAGTAAACCAAGGTGGAGGTGTATCTCTACTTTGAGTGTTGAGGGATGTCACTTCAAACCATCACttacagttttctttggctgcaTTAATTCATATTTACACCTTTCTTAACCTTGTTTATGATATCTCATATTTTATCAAAACTAATGTGGGTTGTATGTAGATTCTTAAATTTACATAGAATTACATAGAATCTGAATTCACATAAATGTCACATTAAACgcctcagtggtagagtcggtcatctctcaaacagaaggtcggggtttgatccccagctcctgcagccacacatagatgtgtccctgggcaagacacttaaccctgagttCTTCCTCGCTGCTACTTCGGCGGCAGCGTGTGTCACTTTTGGACACTttacagcagcctctaccattagtgtgtgaatgggtggccTGCGgtttaaaagtgctttgagtagtcagaagtctAAAAAAGTgttctacaagctcaagtccatttactataaAATTACAATGATTGAATTCTCCAACCTTTTCTGCACAGTCATCAGTTGATAGGAAGCTTCTCCGTGTTCTTTTCTTGCTGCATGATCAGACAAAGAAACAGTTTAGTTATAGCCagatcccccctccccccaacaaAATACGTAAATCAATGGATGattattaatataatatgttATCCCTCTGGAGACTCTGCTTATATATTCTGCTGataaatgtactttaagttACTTGTAATAACTCCATGAGAACTTGTCATGAGATGATTCAAGTATCAGACAACCCATTCTTACTGCAACTTTCAAATCGTGATGCCATTTACACAAATGATGTGCATACTGCCTTTGATTTAGAGGGATTCTCCTTTAGATACATGTCTTATTTGACAAATCATGTCGGTTATCTTTGAGGAAGTCGGATTCTGTTCATCACATGGTGAAACTGTGAGAAATACTtttacaataaagacacatttcttaacaaaactttatttgtttcattcaaGTGTCTCAAGATACACGTTTCCCCCTCAAACACACTTTTTGCAATTTACAAGGTAAACATTGCATTTAGGCTAActtcacatgtttgaaaaaaaaaaacctcaaaaaaaCGTTtgaaaatatactgtatgttatttttattgaattatttagAAATATGAAAAGACAGCCCAGTGTTACTGTGTTCATGTGACTGGCCACACAAAAGGGTATGTAcctattttttttcaaacagctgTGTAGTAAAGCGCTCCTCTGCAGAAAAtactgtgatttattttaagatGAGTGAACACAAAAAGGCCAAGCTAGTTGGATGACTATTTTTTCCAATGTCTGAGTGTCTCCTGCAGGAGTCTTTCAGTCACTGCAAAAACTGTCTGATCCCTATCTGAGTGTCTAGCCTTTACTCTGATCCATCCTATCTCTCTCAAGCGGACACACAATCAcgcatagacacacacaaaaaggacaaagatCTTTATAGCAGTAACTATACAATTATCTGACTTTAACCACAGTAGACTAGAGTAATGTAAGTACTTGAAAAACTTAAATTTAACCCATAGTCTTGTCATTTTtctaatgtttgtgttttccaaaCTAAATTTGCAAAAGCAACACTCAGGTCTGCAGCTGTGTGATATAAAGTAAGACTGGAATAACTCACCACTGACAACAAAAGCCTCCATCTTGTCCTTAAACGGCTGCAGGTGTTCTTCAGGAGAATCAGAGCAAACTTCTTGCACGTCTTTCTCACATCCTTAAGAGAAGGAAGACGGATGACAATTGCTCAGAAAACAtgctaaaaatacatttaacccTTCTtataatgagagagagagaaaacaaactgtaGCTGTGGAGGTCAGATAAATGGCTTTGATCAAAAACAGAGACTAACACAATAAGTTTATGTAAGCGAAGATTTTTAGGATCCAGTAGAGCACACAAATAAGAAGGCAGTTCATatagtttgactttttataaAGACAGATACACAAATGCTCTATCATATAGTTGTATTAGGCTGTATAAGTCACACTTTGATATCACAAAAATATGTATTGCaatattcttttcttttaaccagcagagggatCATGTTCTGTTGGAATTAAGTACAAGTCCTACTTTCCAAAGATTGATCTGGAAGCAGCTTGTAGTTCTTTAATTGTTATCACTAGGGAAGATATAGAAGGGTACATAAGTTGTTGTCAGCATAGAATTTAAACTTTATGTCTGTTACATTTCTACATAAATGACTGGTATAATTGTGAATAAAATAGGACCCAGTAAGGAGCCTTGTGGTACAccattttgtatatttaaatagttttatCTATATTTATAAATCACAGCCTGTTTTAAACCTCAGTTTTGCAGCTTTAACCTTCAAAATGAGGCCTGgaatcagagacagagaaatgAGAGACTTCTAGGTTAAACTAGCTCCACCTGTGCCAGAGCAGGAGGTTATCAGCACTGCTTCCTTTTCAGATATCAATTTTAGAGATTCACCCAGAGATGGCGACTGCAgactccccctctccctcttttcctctgcGGCTCCATGTGGCTCTGCGTCCAATCAGTGGATCAGAGGAGCCAGTCTGCAGAGCCAGTCATAATagaggcagcagagggagccGAGCCCAGGCCcccgtctcccccccccccaccccccaaaccCGACGCTCGATCAACATCTCCCAGATAAGATTACAAAAGAATACTGTTTTCATTCAGGATTTGTGTAAACTGTTGAGGCGGGTATCTCTCCCTGCATTGTGTGGAaagcctttctttcttttgtctgCCTTTCGTGCGCAACAGAAGTTTGCTTATTTCAAACCGAAGAGGGTTACAGACCTCCACATAAACAGAGTAGAGGGATGAGGAGTGTGGTGCTTTCAGATGTGAGACCGAAACTGCACAGGAGAAGTCATTTGGTTTCACATTGGGGGATAAATGCTCTGTTAAAGAGGTTTGAGGGTTTTTGATGATGACATGTTTGGATCAGTCACCTCATAAATCACAGTAATACCCCTGTCAGATCCAACAGTGACATGAATCTATcaaggaaacaaaacacaggcCACATTTAGTAAGCAGAAAGTCTTCAGGAAAGAAATTATTCACTCCACAACCATATGTCACATTAAAACAGTATAAATATGCCAAATGACTTACTAAAGAACCAAAGAAAGACAATCAAAAATATGTAATCCAAATGATAAAATGCATGTACTGCAGTATAGTTTATACCTTTATCGGTATAGTCATTTTAAGCAGGTATAGTGCTTTCCGTTTTGACCATTGTTTATTGTGTTAGGATTAAAATTTGCGAGACATTTTACAAGATATCTgattttttaactttcaaataTCAATCAGTATCGACATTATAGACACTGCCTATaactagtttaaaaaaacagacgaCAACAAATTCTGTTGTTATCATAGATTATAAaacatagtctcagtgacatcacttgtTGCTTTCAGAAGAGGTGCTATGAAGCCCAACAGGTGGTAGCCATATTAAATATGCTGCCTTAAAATAAATTGACATAAATCTAGAAACAGGCCAGAAGGAGTTAAtaccttaagcctcctggctaCAATACGCCTGTATGTCAGTCAAATCAGACTCTTAACCTTTGATATGATCAAAACAGAtgattttttactttaaaattgtttttaaatgatgtttgaaCAGCTCGAACGCACTGACAAGCAGCTCCTCTACAGTAAGTTTTAAGTAAGAAATCCCAGAGATGACTCTCCAAAACAAATTCTGGACTGTAAGATATCACTTTATATGTTACAATGATATGTTTTTGCAGTAATTTTGATGGACTAAAAGCTTATGAAAgtgaaaaagtatttatttaacattatgCTGTCTTTGGATCTCGTTTCCTTTGACAGTCAACAGAGATGACTTAAGACAAACTTATCTTGTACTGTGTTGGGAAACATTTCATACCaaccacacagaaaacacagagagagtgaagaCCGACAAGAAGCAGATCTTCAACCAGGCATGAGGGTGGAACAAAAGGACCCTGCGCCAGGCGGACCAGATTGCACGCTGGTTTGAGTAGACGGGCAGATAAGACAAAGCTGTGTTGAGAGGCAAAAAAAGCAATCTGTGGCACACATCTGGGGGCCACACTGGAGCCCAGGTGATACCATAGGGCAGGTTAAGGATCCCTGCAGAGGCCCATGCAGATACACCTGAGATACTTGAGGTCTGGAGATTACAGAAGAGGGAAGCTATGGTCTCCCTGCACTGGCGACAGGGGCACAAAGGCACAACGAGGGCAGATCTGATGGGCGGGAGGATCAGAGGCGAGATCTGAAAGGCGCCATGCCAGTATCAGCAGCAAGACTCCTGCTAGTctctgcacacatgcacatgcagaaacacatgaaacagaAGGAATCAACAATGCACTCGCTCACAATCGTACACATGTAGGAGTAGGCATTGTTTTTTAACGTGACTGATATGCCCAATAGCGTCATATGGGCACAAGAGACAAGAGCAGGGAAGAAGTCGAAGAAAGCAGGAGGAAATCTTTTGTTCTGAGGCTCTGGCTAACTTGGGTTTGGTCAAAGAAGCGGGCCTTCAGCTCTAAAGTATAAACAGTAACTCAATGGTTGGGGCCAGTGATGGGAAACCAGTATAGTGAGATGGGAAAAAGTGGTGGGGAGGCGGGTGTCTGAGGCAAAACGATGCCAGACAGGGCTGAGGTTTTGTCTGTGGGAACGTCTTAAAATCAGAGTGATAGAGTTACACAGGCTGCCTGAggttttcaaacaaaaacacacaacaaaatgaccacaaggcaaaaaaaataataataaaattccAGGTTGCTCAGTTACACTGATGCTGAAGTTGACTGTCTTTTTTGGGGAATGTGTGCAACCATTGAATATTAAGGACCTGAGAGGAGGGATTGACATCAACGCTATGTGAAGTTTGACAAAATCACAAtattaacaaaaaacaatgcagcTGTTAAAAATGTGCAGTTTGCATTCAGTCTATGGTCATGCATTGATCGCAGGAATTAAACCTCATCACCCCCTCTCAGTCGCTTGccgtgaattctcctgattatttcctgctgcgttctcacatcagctcatccaGCTGGCCGGAGAATCTCCGtaaaaaaagtcagagtgaaaaatgtgactCTTTGTGTTCACACGTGCAACTTACCCTGGAAACTTCAGGACTTGTGTACCAGGCTTTTGTTACTACAGAGAAGGAGCCCAAGGCAACGGTAATGACATCACTTACTTGTCAGGTCTCGTCCGAGCAGTCGCAGGTCTCTGTTGAGGTCATCAAACTTGACCTGCGCTGCCAGGAAGACGTCTTGAGGCTCAGGAAGCGGGAACATGCTGTTGTCAGTGCCGGCGTTCTGGTGGAATACGATcataagagagaaaacaaacaatattgTTTAATCAGGGGCTTAAATATGCATCTGAAAATGGAGGGACGTGTGTGTGCTTTCTTTTATGTCTGTACCTCAGTTAGTGTTCATTTAAAACGTACAGATGTCACAAAATCTGTCTAAAAATGAAGGTCAGTTACTACAGGACACGTATAAAACATGATCTAGAAGGTTTGacttattaaataattaaaatatatgaatCATC
The Labrus bergylta chromosome 15, fLabBer1.1, whole genome shotgun sequence DNA segment above includes these coding regions:
- the grem1a gene encoding gremlin-1a, producing the protein MTGYIFFEEPHHTTASVMKTSSALISAAVFTLLLSPLWSTDAATYQGAFPHPNKYNPNESDGCQAPAISGLVSHVPGPVTSTDEVLESSQEALHVTERRYLRLDWCKTQPLKQTIQEEGCLSRTIINRFCYGQCNSFYIPRHNYQDGDAFQSCSACKPKTFSTVTYTLYCPGQTPSTRKKRIQRVKQCRCTTIDTD